Proteins encoded together in one Pontiella desulfatans window:
- a CDS encoding dihydrolipoamide acetyltransferase family protein, which produces MATEVLMPRQGQSVESCIIIEWKVNEGDVVTEGQALCEVETDKATFEVEATASGTVLGIFYPADADVDVLKVIAAIGDPGEDISALRPADEAADTTLDAGSSEEKAPVVEEKPVVASIQPQASSVTGLASPRAKNLAEKKGVDISTVAGSGPGGRVIERDVAAAQAVTPAAAAKAAAEGLAIPAAGTGMGGRVTAADLMAVAPEAVAEAVASMDFPGTVKEIPVKGVRKVVAGRMLNSLQSTAQLTLNTSADARSVLGYRSKCKNAPEEAGVGGISINDVVLYATIKTLGEFPELNAHMLGNKIVEFDNVHLGFAVDTPRGLMVPVIRYANLMTLKQLSAETKRLATACIEGTIDPDALSGGTFTVTNLGAMGIESFTPVLNAPEVGILGVCSIQPKPVMKGADVEFVPHMGLSLTFDHAAADGAPAARFLASMRTKLAAFELTLAG; this is translated from the coding sequence ATGGCTACTGAAGTGCTAATGCCGAGACAGGGACAATCCGTTGAATCCTGCATCATCATCGAATGGAAAGTGAACGAGGGCGACGTCGTTACCGAAGGACAGGCGCTCTGCGAAGTGGAAACCGATAAGGCGACCTTCGAGGTCGAAGCCACCGCATCCGGAACCGTGCTCGGCATTTTCTATCCCGCCGACGCGGATGTCGACGTACTCAAGGTCATTGCCGCCATCGGCGATCCCGGCGAAGACATTAGCGCACTTCGTCCTGCGGACGAAGCGGCGGATACGACACTTGATGCAGGAAGCTCGGAAGAAAAAGCTCCGGTCGTGGAAGAAAAGCCCGTAGTTGCAAGCATCCAGCCTCAAGCATCCAGTGTCACCGGACTGGCGTCGCCCCGAGCGAAAAACCTCGCCGAGAAAAAAGGCGTTGATATCTCCACAGTTGCCGGTTCCGGGCCGGGGGGCCGCGTGATCGAACGCGATGTTGCCGCCGCGCAGGCCGTCACACCGGCCGCCGCCGCCAAGGCCGCCGCCGAAGGTCTGGCGATTCCGGCAGCGGGAACCGGTATGGGCGGACGGGTTACCGCCGCCGACCTGATGGCCGTTGCCCCCGAAGCCGTTGCCGAAGCGGTGGCTTCCATGGACTTCCCGGGCACGGTTAAGGAAATCCCGGTCAAGGGCGTTCGCAAGGTGGTTGCCGGCCGCATGCTCAACTCCCTGCAAAGCACCGCGCAGCTCACGCTCAACACCTCGGCCGATGCCCGTTCCGTACTGGGCTACCGCTCCAAGTGCAAGAACGCTCCGGAAGAAGCCGGTGTCGGCGGAATCAGCATCAACGATGTCGTCCTCTACGCCACCATCAAAACCCTCGGCGAATTCCCCGAGCTCAATGCCCACATGCTCGGCAACAAGATTGTCGAGTTCGACAACGTGCACCTTGGTTTCGCGGTCGATACACCGCGCGGCCTGATGGTTCCGGTTATCCGCTACGCCAACCTGATGACCCTCAAGCAGCTTTCCGCCGAAACCAAGCGTTTGGCAACGGCCTGCATCGAAGGCACCATCGATCCCGACGCACTCAGCGGTGGAACCTTCACCGTCACCAACCTCGGCGCCATGGGCATCGAAAGCTTCACGCCGGTGCTGAACGCGCCGGAGGTTGGCATCCTGGGCGTTTGCTCCATCCAACCCAAGCCGGTCATGAAAGGCGCCGATGTTGAGTTTGTCCCGCACATGGGGCTCTCGCTGACCTTCGACCACGCCGCCGCGGATGGCGCACCTGCCGCCCGCTTCCTCGCCAGCATGCGCACCAAGCTGGCCGCATTCGAACTCACCCTCGCAGGATAA
- a CDS encoding DeoR/GlpR family DNA-binding transcription regulator has protein sequence MSSSFAERKSIILDLLMEEGSVGVSDLARKLNVTVVTARADLAALEEEGLLVRTHGGAVPAQHSKIRERMQAYKGIKGDIAKAAAAMIEDGDTIIVSAGTTTALIAKYLLGKKSIHIVTNNTLLLSYTRTNPQVRVTLVGGEFRPEEEGVVGPMALIALDQFHVSKAFIGIDGASVKQGFTAHFVESADLVRKMAEQADQVVVLSDSAKFGKPGFARILPFDAADALVTDHDLTKEFEKELAIADVRIIKS, from the coding sequence ATGAGTTCAAGCTTTGCAGAGCGTAAATCGATCATTCTCGATCTCCTCATGGAGGAGGGCAGCGTGGGGGTGTCCGATTTGGCTAGAAAGCTGAACGTGACCGTCGTTACGGCCCGCGCCGATCTCGCCGCGCTGGAAGAGGAAGGGTTGCTCGTTCGCACGCACGGCGGTGCGGTTCCTGCCCAGCATTCCAAGATCCGGGAGCGCATGCAGGCCTATAAAGGAATTAAGGGCGACATTGCCAAAGCCGCCGCCGCCATGATCGAGGATGGCGACACCATCATTGTTTCCGCCGGAACCACCACGGCGCTGATCGCCAAATACCTGCTCGGCAAGAAAAGCATCCACATTGTTACCAACAACACCTTGCTGCTGTCCTATACCCGCACCAACCCGCAAGTGCGCGTCACGCTCGTTGGCGGCGAGTTCCGTCCGGAAGAGGAGGGCGTTGTTGGCCCCATGGCCCTCATTGCCCTCGACCAGTTCCACGTTTCGAAGGCCTTCATTGGCATCGACGGAGCCTCCGTCAAGCAAGGCTTCACCGCCCACTTTGTCGAAAGCGCCGACCTGGTTCGCAAGATGGCCGAACAGGCCGATCAGGTCGTCGTACTTTCCGATTCCGCAAAATTCGGCAAGCCGGGTTTTGCGCGCATTCTGCCGTTCGATGCGGCGGATGCGCTCGTTACCGATCACGACTTAACCAAAGAGTTTGAAAAAGAATTGGCGATCGCCGATGTGCGCATCATCAAATCGTAA
- a CDS encoding alpha-L-fucosidase: protein MNKYVVALFLGLAIATSTVEAESFRYQPDWESIRSRYQVPEWFRDAKFGIFLHWGPYAVPAFMSEKYPPGMYDPGWNKGGMNAFRHHQENYGDPSEFGYKDFIPMFKAEKFDAKEWAALFRQSGARYVVPVAEHHDGFAMYKSNHTRWNVADMGPKKDVMRMLADACRAEGMKFGVSSHFALNRIYYKTTDPKWDTNDPQFADLYWYPRDKDSKPDQEFLDLWWNRTTDIIDSYQPDLLWFDYGLDKPGWEPVHKKILAYYYNKGLDWNKGVVFQDKNMKYHCFPEDLIVLDIERGRMSDVYEYPWQTDTSVGKISWGYIENEEYKTADYLLDELIDIVSKNGCLLLNIGPKADGTIPDEAKEILVAMGEWLEVNGEALFDTRPWKIYGEGPTKVSKGHHSEKHNKEAGAEDIRFTTKDGMLYATALGWPDDGRFSIESLAIGNPHEPRKVASVEFISGSNSVKWKQDREALHISVPGAKPCEAAYVFRIGF, encoded by the coding sequence ATGAATAAATATGTAGTCGCCCTCTTTCTGGGATTGGCCATCGCGACATCGACTGTTGAGGCGGAATCCTTCCGCTATCAACCGGATTGGGAGTCGATCCGCAGCCGCTACCAGGTGCCGGAATGGTTCCGCGATGCCAAGTTCGGCATCTTCCTGCACTGGGGCCCTTATGCGGTGCCGGCTTTCATGTCGGAAAAATATCCGCCGGGCATGTACGATCCGGGCTGGAACAAGGGGGGCATGAATGCCTTCCGCCACCATCAGGAAAACTATGGCGATCCCTCCGAGTTCGGCTACAAGGATTTCATCCCCATGTTCAAGGCCGAAAAGTTCGATGCCAAGGAATGGGCCGCGCTGTTCAGGCAGTCCGGTGCGCGCTATGTCGTTCCCGTGGCCGAGCACCACGATGGCTTTGCCATGTATAAATCAAACCACACCCGCTGGAACGTGGCCGACATGGGGCCGAAAAAGGATGTGATGCGCATGCTGGCCGATGCCTGCCGCGCCGAAGGCATGAAGTTCGGCGTGTCGTCGCACTTCGCGCTGAACCGGATCTACTATAAAACCACCGATCCCAAATGGGACACCAACGATCCCCAATTTGCCGATCTCTACTGGTATCCGCGCGACAAGGACTCGAAGCCGGATCAGGAATTCCTCGATCTGTGGTGGAACCGCACCACCGATATCATCGATTCCTATCAGCCCGATCTGCTCTGGTTCGACTATGGCCTGGATAAACCCGGCTGGGAGCCGGTGCATAAAAAAATCCTGGCCTATTACTACAACAAGGGGCTGGATTGGAACAAAGGCGTCGTCTTCCAGGATAAGAACATGAAATACCACTGCTTCCCGGAAGACCTTATCGTGCTCGACATCGAACGCGGCCGCATGTCCGACGTCTACGAATATCCCTGGCAGACCGACACGTCGGTCGGCAAGATTTCCTGGGGCTACATTGAAAACGAAGAATACAAGACGGCCGACTACCTGCTCGACGAGCTGATCGATATTGTCAGCAAGAACGGATGCCTGCTGCTCAACATTGGCCCAAAGGCCGACGGCACCATCCCGGACGAGGCGAAGGAAATCCTCGTGGCAATGGGGGAATGGTTGGAGGTCAACGGCGAGGCCTTGTTCGATACGCGTCCGTGGAAAATCTATGGGGAAGGTCCGACCAAGGTCAGCAAAGGCCACCATTCCGAAAAGCACAACAAGGAGGCAGGCGCCGAAGACATCCGGTTCACAACCAAGGATGGCATGCTCTACGCCACCGCACTTGGCTGGCCGGATGATGGAAGGTTTTCCATCGAGTCGCTCGCAATCGGAAACCCGCATGAACCGCGCAAGGTAGCGTCGGTCGAGTTCATCAGCGGTTCCAATTCCGTCAAATGGAAGCAGGACCGCGAGGCACTGCATATTTCCGTTCCAGGGGCGAAACCCTGCGAAGCGGCCTATGTTTTCAGGATCGGTTTTTAG
- a CDS encoding CYTH domain-containing protein, protein MGIEIERKFLVKDDSWKEHADDGLVCKQGYLASDRDKTVRIRVMGEKAFLTIKGATYGLSRSEYEYEIPVIDAEGMLQFCATAPVEKTRYLIEHVGMTWELDVFMGANAGLIMAEIELDSEDQPFELPAWAGEEVSGDVRFYNSHLAQKPFTRW, encoded by the coding sequence ATGGGCATCGAAATAGAACGCAAGTTTTTGGTGAAGGATGATTCGTGGAAGGAGCACGCCGACGATGGACTCGTTTGCAAGCAGGGCTATCTCGCCTCCGACCGCGACAAGACGGTGCGCATCCGCGTGATGGGTGAAAAGGCGTTCCTGACCATCAAGGGGGCAACCTATGGATTGTCGCGCTCGGAATACGAATATGAAATCCCGGTCATCGATGCCGAAGGCATGCTGCAGTTCTGCGCCACCGCGCCCGTCGAAAAAACACGCTATCTCATCGAGCACGTCGGCATGACCTGGGAGTTGGATGTGTTCATGGGCGCCAATGCCGGCCTGATCATGGCCGAGATCGAACTCGACTCCGAAGACCAGCCGTTCGAGCTGCCCGCCTGGGCGGGCGAAGAGGTTTCCGGCGACGTGCGTTTCTATAATTCGCACCTGGCCCAAAAACCGTTCACCCGGTGGTAG
- the hypF gene encoding carbamoyltransferase HypF, giving the protein MTGLAIHITGIVQGVGFRPWVWQTANRLGLAGTVRNNFDGVHIELYGDPEPFLAALQSHPPPLARIDSITTREHRTPDCPSGFRIVESEIHGEALQRISPDIAICDDCRTELFEPMNRRHRYPFINCVNCGPRFTIIENLPYDRPQTSMRTFGMCPACNAEYTNPSDRRYHAQPIACPECGPRMEPDNWEEVWLESMEQGRIVAVKGIGGFHLACDALNTAAVSTLRKRKGREAKPFALMVPDLEWVKTICIVSPEEERLLRCRERPIVLLKMNDVGRASLPAQIAPGLDTLGVMLPYSPMHELMFDRFPHPVVMTSANYSAEPMIHTNAAARKKLADIADVFILHNRDIVNRCDDPVCAVHGNQTIVLRPGRGVAPVSMPCDSVPCILAYGADLKNTFALAHHGQATLHPYVGDLENPETQLVLEQAIQRELDCFRLKPDLVVHDLHPDYFSTQQAIAFAKKNKVPSVAVQHHHAHLVGAYAGKAIGFAFDGTGFGTDGTIWGGEVLLYDAENFERKFQLRPFALPGGDAAVKDPRRVADSLLLQLQDRPTFLSAQIKAGINCPMTSSMGRLFDAVSCMLGICEKPTFDGEAAMRLEAVADGSECGDLAFEIKDGQIDWRPMILDLLDELEKGVTPAVLAARFHNTLAEIVYCCGKQLAGKHGRLPWVFAGGVFQNRLLVERIKRIVGNEFELLFSTYPNDSGLAVGQAMIGARKWASK; this is encoded by the coding sequence ATGACTGGCCTTGCGATCCACATCACCGGAATTGTGCAAGGGGTGGGATTCCGCCCCTGGGTGTGGCAGACGGCAAACCGGCTGGGCCTCGCGGGAACCGTCCGCAACAATTTCGATGGCGTGCATATCGAACTCTACGGCGATCCGGAACCGTTCCTGGCCGCACTGCAGAGCCATCCTCCTCCATTGGCAAGGATCGATTCCATCACCACCCGGGAGCATCGAACCCCGGATTGCCCCTCGGGTTTCCGAATTGTTGAAAGTGAAATCCATGGCGAAGCACTCCAGCGCATTTCCCCGGACATTGCCATTTGCGACGACTGCCGCACGGAGCTGTTCGAACCCATGAACCGTCGCCATCGCTATCCGTTCATTAATTGCGTCAACTGCGGCCCGCGCTTCACGATTATTGAAAACCTACCCTACGACCGACCGCAAACCAGCATGCGCACGTTCGGCATGTGCCCGGCCTGCAATGCCGAATACACCAATCCCTCCGACCGCCGCTACCATGCCCAGCCGATCGCCTGTCCCGAATGCGGCCCGCGCATGGAGCCGGATAACTGGGAAGAGGTTTGGTTGGAGTCGATGGAGCAGGGGCGGATCGTCGCGGTCAAGGGCATTGGCGGTTTTCACCTGGCCTGCGATGCGCTCAACACCGCCGCGGTTTCAACGCTTCGCAAACGGAAGGGGCGAGAGGCCAAGCCGTTTGCCCTGATGGTACCGGATCTTGAATGGGTTAAGACCATTTGCATAGTTTCCCCGGAAGAGGAGCGGTTGCTGCGCTGCCGGGAACGACCGATTGTGCTGCTTAAGATGAATGATGTGGGGCGGGCCTCCTTGCCTGCCCAAATTGCTCCGGGGCTGGATACGCTGGGCGTTATGCTTCCTTACAGCCCGATGCACGAACTGATGTTCGACCGCTTCCCGCATCCGGTCGTGATGACCAGCGCAAACTATTCCGCCGAACCGATGATCCACACCAACGCCGCCGCCCGCAAAAAGCTGGCGGACATCGCCGATGTTTTCATTCTGCACAATCGCGACATCGTCAACCGTTGCGATGATCCCGTCTGTGCGGTTCATGGCAACCAAACCATCGTGCTTCGGCCCGGGCGCGGCGTTGCCCCGGTCTCGATGCCTTGTGATTCGGTTCCATGTATTCTGGCCTACGGTGCCGACCTGAAAAACACCTTCGCCTTGGCGCACCATGGGCAGGCAACCTTGCACCCCTATGTCGGCGACTTGGAAAATCCGGAAACCCAGCTTGTGCTGGAGCAGGCGATTCAACGCGAGCTGGATTGTTTCCGGCTTAAACCCGATCTCGTCGTGCACGATCTCCACCCCGACTATTTTTCAACGCAGCAGGCCATCGCCTTTGCGAAAAAAAACAAGGTCCCCTCCGTTGCCGTCCAGCACCACCATGCGCATCTGGTTGGAGCCTATGCCGGAAAAGCCATTGGCTTTGCCTTCGATGGCACCGGTTTTGGGACCGACGGAACGATCTGGGGCGGGGAGGTGCTGCTCTATGATGCGGAAAACTTCGAGCGCAAGTTCCAGCTGCGACCATTTGCCTTGCCGGGGGGCGACGCGGCGGTGAAGGATCCTCGGCGGGTGGCGGATTCGTTGTTGCTTCAATTGCAGGATAGGCCGACATTCCTGTCTGCTCAAATCAAGGCAGGAATCAACTGCCCGATGACCTCCAGCATGGGGCGCTTGTTCGATGCGGTTTCCTGTATGCTCGGTATCTGCGAAAAACCGACGTTCGATGGCGAGGCGGCCATGCGGCTGGAAGCCGTTGCCGATGGTTCGGAGTGCGGCGACCTGGCGTTTGAAATCAAGGACGGGCAAATCGATTGGCGACCGATGATTCTTGATTTGCTGGATGAACTGGAAAAAGGAGTGACGCCTGCGGTGCTGGCCGCCCGCTTCCACAACACACTGGCGGAAATCGTTTATTGTTGCGGGAAGCAACTTGCGGGGAAGCACGGCAGGCTTCCATGGGTGTTTGCCGGGGGCGTTTTCCAAAACCGCCTGTTGGTCGAACGCATTAAAAGGATCGTGGGCAACGAGTTTGAACTACTGTTTTCCACCTATCCCAACGACAGCGGCCTCGCGGTGGGCCAGGCCATGATTGGAGCAAGGAAATGGGCATCGAAATAG
- a CDS encoding aminotransferase class IV, whose amino-acid sequence MSAKTKKEVVGRDEWMARLPNTDKKLYAMYSSVVDCIVTDQSLMAVPVDDHMVHRGDGVFESFKCMDGNIYNLQDHLARLERSCGTIGIELPVAMDAMADIIVQTVLAGGKRNALVRLLVSRGQGTMGINPYDCFRSEFYVVVYELKHACIEALPEGVSVAISKVPIKPGIFAQVKTCNYLPNVLMKKEAVDLGVDFTVTLDENRFLGEGATENIGIVTRGKELFMPPPERVLAGTTAKRAMEFAQQLKAERVLTTAEFRPINLGAVRSAAEVHIYGTTPNVTPVTKFEGNPVGNGKPGPIAQRLFDMLKEEMVPDSSRLTNVFD is encoded by the coding sequence ATGTCTGCCAAGACGAAAAAAGAGGTGGTCGGCCGCGACGAATGGATGGCGCGCCTGCCGAATACCGATAAAAAACTTTATGCCATGTATTCCTCGGTCGTCGACTGCATCGTGACCGACCAATCCCTGATGGCCGTGCCGGTCGACGACCACATGGTGCACCGGGGCGACGGAGTGTTCGAGTCGTTCAAATGTATGGATGGCAACATCTATAACCTCCAAGACCACCTGGCCCGTCTCGAACGATCGTGCGGAACGATTGGGATCGAACTTCCCGTTGCCATGGATGCCATGGCCGACATCATTGTCCAGACCGTTCTAGCGGGAGGGAAACGCAACGCCTTGGTTCGTCTTCTTGTTTCCCGCGGCCAGGGGACGATGGGAATCAATCCATACGACTGTTTCCGTTCCGAATTCTATGTCGTGGTCTACGAGTTGAAGCATGCCTGCATAGAGGCGCTGCCAGAGGGAGTCAGTGTGGCCATCAGCAAAGTGCCGATCAAGCCCGGCATCTTCGCGCAGGTCAAGACCTGCAACTATCTCCCCAACGTCCTCATGAAAAAGGAGGCGGTCGACCTCGGGGTCGACTTCACGGTCACGCTCGATGAAAACCGTTTCCTGGGCGAAGGAGCCACTGAAAACATTGGCATCGTTACACGGGGCAAGGAGCTGTTCATGCCGCCGCCCGAACGGGTGTTGGCCGGCACCACCGCCAAGCGGGCCATGGAGTTTGCACAGCAACTGAAGGCTGAGCGCGTCCTCACCACGGCCGAGTTCCGCCCGATCAACCTGGGCGCCGTCCGTTCCGCGGCGGAGGTCCACATCTATGGAACAACCCCGAATGTGACGCCGGTCACCAAGTTCGAAGGCAATCCCGTCGGCAACGGAAAACCGGGGCCCATCGCCCAGCGGCTGTTCGACATGCTCAAAGAGGAAATGGTGCCCGACAGCTCCCGCCTTACCAACGTGTTTGATTGA
- a CDS encoding UDP-glucuronic acid decarboxylase family protein: MKNIIKKRVLVTGGAGFLGSFLCERLLADGCDVICMDNFFTGRKANIAHLMDNPYFELMRHDVTFPFYVEVDEIYNLACPASPVHYQFDPVQTTKTSVHGAINVLGLAKRVKAKVLQASTSEVYGDPSVHPQPESYWGNVNPIGIRSCYDEGKRCAETLFFDYWRQHQVRIKVVRIFNTYGPRMHPHDGRVVSNFIMQALRGEDITIYGDGKQTRSFCYCSDLIEGWIRLMATGDDVTGPINIGNPGEFTMIELAENVIELTNSKSQLIFEPLPADDPKQRKPDITLAKEKLGWEPTVPLREGLAKTIEYFDGLLKERNA, from the coding sequence ATGAAAAATATCATCAAGAAACGCGTATTGGTCACCGGCGGTGCTGGATTTCTAGGGTCGTTCCTGTGCGAGCGCCTGCTGGCGGATGGATGCGACGTCATCTGCATGGACAACTTTTTCACCGGACGCAAAGCCAACATTGCCCATCTGATGGACAATCCGTATTTCGAGCTGATGCGCCACGACGTGACGTTTCCGTTCTATGTGGAAGTGGACGAAATCTATAACCTCGCCTGCCCGGCCTCGCCGGTCCACTACCAGTTCGACCCGGTACAGACCACGAAAACCAGCGTTCACGGAGCCATCAACGTCCTCGGGCTCGCCAAGCGGGTCAAGGCCAAAGTCCTCCAGGCCTCCACCTCCGAGGTCTACGGCGATCCCTCCGTTCACCCCCAACCGGAATCCTACTGGGGCAACGTCAACCCGATCGGCATCCGCTCCTGCTACGACGAAGGCAAGCGCTGCGCCGAAACGTTGTTCTTCGACTATTGGCGCCAGCACCAGGTTCGCATCAAGGTGGTGCGCATCTTCAACACCTACGGCCCGCGCATGCATCCGCACGACGGCCGCGTGGTTTCGAACTTCATCATGCAAGCCCTGCGCGGCGAAGACATCACGATTTATGGCGATGGAAAACAGACGCGCTCGTTCTGCTATTGCTCCGACCTGATCGAGGGATGGATTCGGCTGATGGCCACCGGCGACGACGTTACCGGCCCGATCAACATCGGCAACCCCGGCGAGTTCACCATGATCGAGCTGGCCGAAAACGTGATTGAACTCACCAACTCCAAATCGCAGTTGATCTTCGAGCCCCTGCCCGCCGACGATCCGAAGCAGCGCAAGCCCGACATCACGCTGGCCAAGGAAAAGCTGGGGTGGGAACCGACTGTCCCGCTCCGCGAAGGCCTCGCGAAAACCATCGAATATTTCGATGGGTTGCTGAAGGAGCGTAATGCGTAA
- a CDS encoding SDR family oxidoreductase encodes MKNVLILGATSDMAQAIAKKYAAEGWSLTLAALEKELLEPIASDLRVRAGTEIQTLEFNATDYSSHRKLYESLETKPDAVIACFGYMSDQVEVRADIEDIRRTIDINFTGMATMLGVVANDFEKRGSGSIAAISSVAGDRGRQSNYIYGSAKAGLTAYLSGLRNRLAKKGVHVMTVKPGFCRTKMTENLELPAALTASPEQVADAVYNGMRKGHNTVYTLWMWRYIMLIIRHIPEFIFKKMGM; translated from the coding sequence ATGAAGAATGTTTTGATATTGGGGGCTACGTCGGACATGGCGCAGGCCATTGCCAAAAAATATGCGGCCGAGGGCTGGAGCCTGACCTTGGCGGCACTGGAAAAGGAGCTTTTAGAACCCATCGCCAGCGACCTGCGGGTGCGTGCCGGAACGGAGATCCAGACATTGGAATTCAATGCGACCGATTATTCGAGTCACCGGAAGCTGTATGAATCGCTCGAGACGAAGCCGGATGCGGTGATTGCTTGTTTTGGCTATATGAGCGATCAGGTCGAGGTGCGGGCAGATATCGAAGATATTCGGCGAACCATCGATATCAACTTCACGGGCATGGCCACGATGCTTGGCGTGGTTGCCAACGATTTTGAAAAACGCGGTAGCGGATCGATCGCCGCCATCAGCTCGGTTGCGGGGGATCGCGGCCGACAGAGCAACTATATCTACGGTAGCGCCAAGGCGGGGCTTACGGCCTATCTGTCCGGACTTCGCAACCGTCTTGCAAAAAAAGGCGTTCACGTCATGACGGTCAAGCCGGGCTTTTGCCGCACCAAGATGACCGAAAACCTGGAACTGCCCGCCGCGCTAACGGCTTCCCCCGAGCAAGTGGCCGATGCCGTATACAACGGCATGCGAAAAGGGCACAATACGGTCTACACGCTCTGGATGTGGCGCTACATCATGCTGATCATCCGCCACATACCGGAGTTCATCTTTAAGAAGATGGGGATGTAG
- a CDS encoding FAD-binding oxidoreductase, with the protein MRKISDWGNYPVIEADVGGFDTAEQLRKKLERPGEVIAYGNGRSYGDASLQKKILLTRRFNKFISFDDSTGELCCQAGVMLSEILDVFVPRGWFLPVTPGTKLITVGGAIGADVHGKNHHVDGSFGQHILSMDIMRNDGSVVSCSPTENVEFFKVTIGGMGLTGIILNASFRLRRIESAYIREETVRAANLGEIMDCFEASTDWTYSVAWIDCLAKGDSLGRSIMMRGEHASTAELVSPAHKDAPLHLKSGLNLGIPVNFPNFALNPLTMKAFNFAYYNKCRPGTHKHIIDYNAFFYPLDAIGDWNRIYGKRGFTQYQFVIPMEAGREGMHKILERITESGLGSFLAVLKLFGEQESFMSFPMAGYTLALDFPISHKAMELFKELDAMVADYGGRLYLAKDSRMDAALFEKTYPNAAEFKQAIAMLNEGETKFASLQSKRIGITG; encoded by the coding sequence ATGCGCAAGATTTCAGACTGGGGCAACTATCCCGTAATCGAGGCGGACGTTGGCGGATTCGATACGGCCGAACAGCTTCGAAAAAAACTCGAACGGCCTGGCGAGGTGATCGCCTATGGAAACGGGCGTTCGTATGGCGATGCTTCTCTGCAGAAAAAAATTCTGCTGACTCGCCGATTCAATAAATTTATTTCCTTTGACGATTCAACCGGTGAACTCTGCTGCCAGGCGGGCGTCATGCTTTCCGAAATCCTGGACGTGTTTGTTCCCCGCGGGTGGTTTCTCCCCGTCACGCCCGGTACCAAGCTGATCACCGTAGGCGGAGCCATCGGGGCCGATGTGCATGGCAAGAACCACCATGTCGATGGTTCGTTCGGGCAGCACATTCTCTCGATGGACATCATGCGGAACGATGGATCGGTGGTGAGCTGCTCGCCGACTGAAAACGTCGAGTTTTTCAAGGTCACGATTGGAGGGATGGGATTGACCGGGATCATCCTGAACGCAAGCTTCCGCCTTCGCCGGATCGAGTCCGCCTATATCCGGGAAGAAACCGTGCGCGCGGCCAACCTGGGCGAGATCATGGATTGCTTCGAGGCCTCGACCGACTGGACGTATTCCGTGGCATGGATCGACTGCCTGGCCAAGGGCGATTCGCTCGGGCGCAGCATCATGATGCGCGGCGAACATGCGAGCACCGCCGAGCTGGTTAGCCCCGCGCACAAGGATGCCCCGTTGCATCTCAAGTCGGGGTTGAATCTTGGCATTCCGGTGAACTTCCCGAACTTCGCCCTCAATCCGCTAACGATGAAGGCCTTCAATTTCGCCTACTATAACAAGTGCCGTCCCGGCACCCACAAGCACATCATCGACTACAACGCCTTCTTCTATCCGCTCGATGCCATCGGCGACTGGAACCGCATTTATGGAAAACGCGGCTTCACCCAATACCAGTTTGTCATCCCCATGGAAGCCGGGCGGGAGGGCATGCACAAGATTCTGGAACGGATCACGGAAAGCGGACTGGGGTCGTTCCTCGCGGTGCTCAAGTTGTTTGGGGAGCAGGAAAGCTTCATGTCGTTCCCGATGGCCGGCTACACCCTTGCGCTCGACTTTCCGATCTCGCACAAGGCCATGGAGTTGTTCAAGGAACTCGACGCGATGGTGGCCGACTATGGCGGGCGGCTCTACTTGGCGAAAGACTCGCGCATGGATGCCGCCCTGTTTGAAAAGACCTATCCCAACGCCGCCGAGTTCAAGCAGGCCATCGCCATGCTCAACGAAGGCGAAACAAAATTCGCCTCCTTGCAATCAAAACGCATAGGTATAACGGGTTAA
- a CDS encoding flavin reductase family protein, producing MKTLKEINPLEIPGNPIHLIGKEWMLLSAGTPEHFNTMTASWGGMGELWFKPVCFCFVRPQRYTYEFMEQGDVFTLSFFDEKYKPQLNFCGSRTGRETDKAGECGFTPLAADNGSVYFEQARMVLECRKLYFQDMEPANFLDDSIMKNYPKEDFHRMYIGEITRVLIED from the coding sequence ATGAAGACGTTAAAGGAAATCAATCCGCTCGAAATTCCCGGCAATCCGATCCACCTGATCGGCAAGGAATGGATGCTGCTGAGTGCCGGAACACCGGAGCATTTCAACACCATGACCGCCAGCTGGGGGGGCATGGGCGAACTATGGTTCAAGCCGGTCTGTTTTTGCTTCGTCCGGCCGCAGCGCTACACCTACGAATTCATGGAGCAGGGCGATGTGTTCACACTTTCGTTCTTTGACGAAAAATATAAACCCCAACTCAACTTTTGCGGTTCCCGCACCGGGCGCGAAACCGACAAGGCCGGCGAGTGCGGATTCACCCCGTTGGCGGCGGACAACGGTTCGGTCTATTTCGAGCAGGCGCGCATGGTGCTCGAGTGCCGGAAGCTCTATTTCCAGGATATGGAGCCGGCCAACTTCCTCGACGACTCCATCATGAAAAACTATCCCAAGGAAGATTTCCACCGCATGTATATCGGGGAGATCACGCGAGTTCTAATCGAAGATTAA